In bacterium, a genomic segment contains:
- a CDS encoding phenylacetate--CoA ligase family protein: MSTPPRLPDWIVGRIVEPAWDLYERSVRLRTFHRLALDQYDAPAALARRRGIRLNRVVRHAVATSPFYRRRFAAAGIDPAVVRVVDDLARLPLLTKTEVRDNLDEILSEAFDRDDLVPARTGGSTGTALLVFCDVRGVQRRNGAALLADTWSGWRPGQPVAAVWGNPPTPASWRNRLRAALKDRILYLDTMRLDEAAVRGFAAAWRRLRPGLLFGHAHSIFLLAEMTEAMGIELRPAGIVATSMMLLQPEREVIERVFERPVTNRYGCEEVSLIACECERHAGLHVNAEHAAVEVLRDDGSPCAPGEDGRLVITEFVNFGMPMLRYEVGDRGVLHDAPCACGRPYPLLRAVTGRVADFLVAADGSRVAGISLIENTLTRYPGIGQLQVVQEDVSRLVVNLVRAEGWREETVDALTASFRSALGEGLAVELRYLERIPSEPNGKYRFSICRVGGGGAS, encoded by the coding sequence GATCGTCGGCCGGATCGTGGAGCCCGCCTGGGACCTCTACGAACGGAGCGTGCGCCTGCGCACCTTCCACCGCCTGGCCCTGGACCAGTACGACGCCCCCGCCGCCCTGGCGCGGCGGCGCGGCATCCGTCTCAACCGGGTGGTCCGGCATGCAGTCGCAACCTCTCCCTTCTACCGGCGTCGTTTCGCCGCCGCCGGCATCGATCCCGCCGTGGTGCGGGTCGTAGACGACCTGGCGCGCCTACCCTTGCTGACCAAGACCGAGGTCCGAGACAATCTGGACGAGATCCTCTCGGAGGCGTTCGACCGTGACGACCTGGTGCCGGCCAGGACCGGCGGTTCGACCGGCACGGCCCTGCTGGTCTTCTGCGACGTGCGCGGCGTACAGCGCCGCAACGGCGCGGCCCTGCTGGCCGACACCTGGAGCGGGTGGCGCCCGGGACAGCCGGTCGCGGCGGTCTGGGGCAACCCCCCGACACCGGCCAGCTGGCGCAACCGCCTGCGTGCCGCCCTGAAGGACCGTATCCTCTATCTGGACACGATGCGGCTGGACGAGGCCGCGGTGCGCGGGTTCGCGGCCGCGTGGCGGCGCTTGCGCCCGGGCCTGCTGTTCGGTCACGCCCATTCCATCTTCCTGCTGGCGGAGATGACCGAGGCGATGGGCATCGAGCTCCGCCCCGCGGGCATCGTCGCCACGAGCATGATGCTGCTCCAACCCGAGCGGGAAGTGATCGAGCGCGTGTTCGAGCGGCCCGTCACCAATCGTTACGGCTGCGAGGAGGTGAGCCTGATCGCCTGCGAATGCGAGCGGCATGCGGGCCTCCATGTCAACGCCGAGCACGCGGCCGTCGAGGTGCTCCGCGACGACGGCTCGCCCTGCGCCCCCGGCGAGGACGGACGCCTGGTGATCACCGAGTTCGTCAACTTCGGCATGCCCATGCTGCGCTACGAGGTCGGAGACCGCGGCGTGCTGCACGACGCGCCTTGCGCGTGCGGGCGCCCGTATCCCCTGCTGCGTGCGGTCACCGGTCGGGTTGCCGATTTCCTCGTCGCGGCAGACGGCAGCCGCGTGGCCGGTATCTCCCTGATCGAGAACACGCTGACCCGCTACCCCGGCATCGGGCAGCTCCAGGTCGTCCAGGAGGATGTCTCGCGGCTGGTGGTGAATCTCGTGCGCGCCGAGGGATGGCGCGAGGAGACCGTGGACGCGCTCACCGCCTCCTTCCGCAGCGCCCTCGGCGAGGGATTGGCGGTGGAGTTGCGCTACCTCGAGCGCATTCCGAGCGAGCCCAACGGCAAGTACCGGTTCTCCATCTGCCGCGTCGGCGGCGGGGGGGCCTCATGA